The DNA sequence GTCTTATCGAGGTCGAAGAACGCGGCGATCCGGCGAGGTCGGTGCGACGACCGAGGGCCCTTGAGGCGTGGGGCGGACACGCCTCCACGATACGGTTCTTGTGCTCGAGGCGTGGATAAGTGATACTGATCACGCTCGAAAGAGCATCCCCCTACAGGTGCTCGATTCGTCCCCCCTACGAATCGGGACTCCGAGAAACCGCGGCGCCCCCCTGCCGCGGTTTCTCTCTGTTTCGGGGCGGTCGTTCCACCTCCGCCGGTTTTCCACATCCACGGTCTCTCCACAGCCCGCCCCCGGATGACCCTCCGGGCCGGGGGTGCCGACGGTCGTGTGCGCGACGCTGTGGCCGTGACCCAGAGCCCCCGCCCACCGCGCGACGCCGTCCCCGACCACCCGGCGGGCAGGACCGTCGCCGTTGATGTGGCCGACCCGGATCTGGACGCCGACGTCCGGGCGGTGCTCGCCGCGCTGGCCCTCGACCCCGCCTCCCGGGATGTCGACACCGCGGACGTGGTGGTGACGGACCGGCACCACGCCGATCCGCGGCCCGGCGGGGCTCGTGTGGTGCGGGTGGGAACCGAGGACGCCCCTGACGACGACGAGGTGGTCCGCCTACCCTCCGGGACCGCGGATCTCGTCGGGGCGCTCCTGGCCCCGGTCGCCTCGGCTCGCGGATCGCTCGTGGCCGTGGTGGGAGCGGTGGGGGGATGCGGCGTCAGCACCCTGGCGGCCGCGATCGCCGTCCGCGCGGCCGACTTCGGCCGGACCCTCCTGGTGGAGGCGGACCCGCGGGGCACCGGGATCGACCTGGTCCTGGGGGTGGAGTCCGAACCGGGACTGCGAATCGAGGACGTGCGCGCCGAGTTGGGCGGTCCCGACCCGGACGCCCTGTGGGGCGCCGCACCCGAGATCGTGACGGGGTGCCGGGTGCTGGCCCGGTCGAGGGACCGAGATGAGGCCCCGGTGGCGAGGTCGGCCTCCGACGGCGCCCTCGGCGCGGTGTCGGCACACCGGTCGGCGGGCGGACTGGTGGTCTGCGATGTGGGCGGGTTCGCGGCAGGCGACCCGGTGCTCGCGCGCGCGGATCTCGTCGTCGTGGTGACCAGGGCGGACTTCCAGGGTGCCGTCGCGGCCGGTCGGATCACCCACGACCTCGCCGGCGTCACCCTGGTGATCCGCGCGCACCGTGGGGACCCGCTGGAACCGGCGGATGTCGCCGACGCGGCGGGGGTCGCCCGGTGGCACGTCCTGCCGGAGGTCCGGTCCGTGCGCCGTCTGGCCGGCAACGGTGCCCTCGGCGGGGCGCTCGAGACCGGAGCGCTCAGGTCGCGTTGGCCGCTGCGGAGGCTCGGAGCGGTCGCGGACGCCCTCCTGGGGGAGGTGCTCACCGGTGGGCGGTGAGGGATCCGGTACGGCCTCGATCCCCGGCGACCTGGTGGACCGGGTCCGCGCCCGATTGGCCGGCCTCGGGGTGGAGCCGGACCCCGACGAGGTGGTGCGCGCCGTCCGGGCCGAGTCCGACGCCCTCCACGGCCACCTGGACCTGCTGCGGACCGCGCGCCTGGTCCGCGAGCACCTCGCCGGCGCCGGGCCGCTCGAGGCGCTCCTCGCGAGCCCCGGGGTCACCGACGTCGTGGTGGACGGGCCTGGTCCGGCGCTCGTGGACCGCGGGCGGGGGCTGGAGGAGACCGACGTGGTGGTGGCCACCGAGCCGGAGTTGCGGGCCCTCGCGGTGCGGTTGGCGGGACGTGCCGGCCAGCGGCTCGACGACGCCCGGCCCTGGGCGGACGGGGTCGTGCGGTCCCGGGACGGGATGGCGTGGCGGCTGCACGCGGTCCTGCCCCCGGTCGCGGTGGACGGGACCTGCCTGTCACTGCGGGTCTCGCGACCCGCGCAGGCCACCTTCGACCGGCTCGTCGAGTCCGGGACGGTGCCGCCGCAGGCCGAGCAACTGCTCCGCGCGCTGGTCGCGGCCCGGATCGGGTACCTGGTGGTGGGCGGGACAGGCTCGGGCAAGACGACGCTCCTGGCCGCACTGCTCGGCCTGGTGCCGCCGGGCGAACGGCTGCTGTGCGTCGAGGACTCCCCGGAACTGCGACCCGCCCATCCGCACGTCGTCCGGTTGGTGGTGCGGCACGGCAATGTCGAGGGCGCGGGCGGGGTTGCCATGTCCGATCTGGTCCGGCAGGCGCTGCGGATGCGCCCCGACCGGATCGCGGTGGGCGAGGTGCGGGGCGGCGAGGTGGCAGACCTGCTCGCCGCGCTCAACACCGGGCACGACGGGAGCGCCGGCACCGTCCACGCGAATTCACCCACGGAACTCCCGGCACGACTCGAGGCACTCGGAGCCCTCGGCGGGCTCGACCGCGCGGCGCTGTCCGCGCAGGTCGCCGCCTCGCTCAGGGTGGTGGTGGGGATGCGGCGACTGCCCGACGGGCGGCGGGTTGTGGACTCCATGGGAGTGGTCCGGCGGGACGCACAGGGGATCGTGGTGGACCCCGCCTGGCGCGCCGATGGGGCAGAGACTCCCGGTCGACCGGTCTTCGACGCCCTGATCGCGGGGGCCGTCAGGTGACGGCGGCGATGGTACTGCTGGCCGGAGCCCTGATCGCATGGCCGGACGGTGTGGCCCGGACGCGACTCCGACACATGTATGGTGCGGCCGCAGCCCGGCGGCGTGGCCTGCCCGCCGTCCTGGACAGGGTGCCGACCAAGGTGGTCGTCCCCGTGGCCGCGGGTCTCGTGGGTGTGGTCGTGGCCGGGCCGCTCCACGGGTGCGCGGCAGCCCTGCTCGGGGCCGTGGTGTCCGAGCTCCGCAGACGCGCGGGCGCACGCCGAGCGGGGCTCACGCGCCTCGGCTCCTGGGAGCGCGCGCTCGACGACGCCTCGTCCGCCCTGCGGGCCGGCGCGGGCCCGGAGGAGGCGCTGCGCCGCGCCGCGGAGGGTGCGTTCGCCGGGGACCCGGGCGTCGCGGAGGTTCTCAGCGGCGCCGCCTCCCATGCCCGGCTGGGCGGGGACGTCGTCACCACGCTGCACGCGGCGGCCACGCCGCAGGCGGGTGGGGCGGTGGCGGACGTGGTGGGTGCGTCAGCGGCAGGTGGCCGGGGAGCTGACTGCGTGGCGGGCGAGCTGGCCGGTGCGTGGCTCCTGGCCACCCGCCACGGGGTGGTGCTGGCGGAGGTGGTGGACGGACTCCGGGCGGACGTGGCCTCGAGGCGCGAGCGGGCCGTGCGCGTGGACGCCGCGCTCGCCGGGCCCCGCGCCACCGCGGTGATCCTCACCGGACTGCCCGGGTTCGGCGTGCTGCTGGGGTCGGGTTTCGGC is a window from the Dietzia sp. JS16-p6b genome containing:
- a CDS encoding chromosome partitioning protein, with protein sequence MTQSPRPPRDAVPDHPAGRTVAVDVADPDLDADVRAVLAALALDPASRDVDTADVVVTDRHHADPRPGGARVVRVGTEDAPDDDEVVRLPSGTADLVGALLAPVASARGSLVAVVGAVGGCGVSTLAAAIAVRAADFGRTLLVEADPRGTGIDLVLGVESEPGLRIEDVRAELGGPDPDALWGAAPEIVTGCRVLARSRDRDEAPVARSASDGALGAVSAHRSAGGLVVCDVGGFAAGDPVLARADLVVVVTRADFQGAVAAGRITHDLAGVTLVIRAHRGDPLEPADVADAAGVARWHVLPEVRSVRRLAGNGALGGALETGALRSRWPLRRLGAVADALLGEVLTGGR
- a CDS encoding TadA family conjugal transfer-associated ATPase, whose amino-acid sequence is MGGEGSGTASIPGDLVDRVRARLAGLGVEPDPDEVVRAVRAESDALHGHLDLLRTARLVREHLAGAGPLEALLASPGVTDVVVDGPGPALVDRGRGLEETDVVVATEPELRALAVRLAGRAGQRLDDARPWADGVVRSRDGMAWRLHAVLPPVAVDGTCLSLRVSRPAQATFDRLVESGTVPPQAEQLLRALVAARIGYLVVGGTGSGKTTLLAALLGLVPPGERLLCVEDSPELRPAHPHVVRLVVRHGNVEGAGGVAMSDLVRQALRMRPDRIAVGEVRGGEVADLLAALNTGHDGSAGTVHANSPTELPARLEALGALGGLDRAALSAQVAASLRVVVGMRRLPDGRRVVDSMGVVRRDAQGIVVDPAWRADGAETPGRPVFDALIAGAVR
- a CDS encoding type II secretion system F family protein, producing the protein MTAAMVLLAGALIAWPDGVARTRLRHMYGAAAARRRGLPAVLDRVPTKVVVPVAAGLVGVVVAGPLHGCAAALLGAVVSELRRRAGARRAGLTRLGSWERALDDASSALRAGAGPEEALRRAAEGAFAGDPGVAEVLSGAASHARLGGDVVTTLHAAATPQAGGAVADVVGASAAGGRGADCVAGELAGAWLLATRHGVVLAEVVDGLRADVASRRERAVRVDAALAGPRATAVILTGLPGFGVLLGSGFGADPLGVLFGGPIGGALCLIGVGFLATGLMWTERIVDGASR